Proteins from a genomic interval of Yarrowia lipolytica chromosome 1E, complete sequence:
- a CDS encoding uncharacterized protein (Compare to YALI0E12419g, some similarities with uniprot|P38137 Saccharomyces cerevisiae YBR222c PCS60 AMP-binding protein peroxisomal), which translates to MTQIIHNATIPNIPVDQLYDGKITDFIRSGGHSNETKPSVIDAKTGQTLSQAEMWQLSDKYAALLSSQYGLCRHRDNELDPSMGDVLITFFGNVILAPVVHWAALDLGATISPGSTGYSAQDLAHQFRVTTPKVVVYAKAFKDVVDEATKLYNSPNPPALVELEALDKQARMVGNHKVEHTRKIKLAPHESRTRIAYLGMSSGTSGGVSKAVRLTHSNLTSCSEISNKASESLATDQQIAAAIIPVSHLFGLSKFLIGNPHAGATTVYHNGFDLIEVLEAQKKYKVNSWTLVPPIIVLLTKHPIVEKYIPSLRAHMRAILSGAAPLGANVTEALLTRVTGNKFGESPEGGLRIVQGYGLTETSPVATLFDPEDKERHIRSCGKLVPNSQVRIVNEDGVDQPAYDVDPNELDEAIKQGTLPVGELWIRGPQVMDGYHNNPEANEACFVKADDAEADTAYYNRHWFRTGDVALVDKQGRYMIVDRTKEMIKSQGKQVAPAELEDMLLGHAQVADTAVIGIQDVEKGNEAPRAFVVLKDPKYDAVEIKTWLDKQLPKYKQLHAGIVVIDAIPKNASGKILRRLLRARKDDVVLGLNKAKL; encoded by the coding sequence ATGACACAGATTATCCATAACGCCACCATCCCCAATATCCCCGTGGACCAGCTCTACGACGGCAAGATCACCGACTTCATTCGAAGCGGAGGCCACTCCAACGAAACCAAGCCTTCGGTGATCGATGCCAAAACAGGCCAGACTCTTTCCCAGGCGGAAATGTGGCAGCTGTCGGACAAGTACGCGGCACTTCTAAGCTCGCAGTACGGTCTATGCAGACACAGAGACAACGAGCTGGACCCATCCATGGGAGATGTGCTCATCACCTTTTTTGGAAACGTGATCCTCGCCCCTGTGGTCCATTGGGCTGCTCTCGACCTCGGAGCAACCATTTCTCCCGGATCCACAGGCTACTCGGCCCAGGATCTCGCTCACCAGTTCAGAGTCACCACTCCCAAGGTCGTTGTGTATGCCAAGGCGTTCAAGGATGTGGTGGACGAGGCTACGAAGCTGTACAACTCGCCCAACCCCCCCGcacttgttgagctcgagGCGCTGGACAAACAGGCCCGAATGGTTGGAAACCACAAGGTCGAACACACCCGAAAGATCAAGCTGGCCCCCCACGAGTCGCGAACTCGAATCGCGTACCTTGGCATGTCTTCAGGTACCTCCGGAGGAGTTTCAAAGGCTGTCAGGCTCACCCATTCCAATCTCACGTCGTGTTCTGAAATCTCTAACAAAGCCTCCGAGTCCCTCGCAACTGACCAGCAGATCGCTGCCGCCATTATCCCCGTGTCTCATCTGTTTGGACTGTCGAAATTCCTCATTGGCAACCCCCACGCCGGAGCCACCACTGTCTATCACAATGGGTTCGATCTGATcgaggtgctggaggcACAGAAGAAGTATAAAGTCAACTCGTGGACCCTGGTACCCCCCATCATTGTACTGCTCACCAAACATCCCATTGTCGAGAAGTACATTCCTTCTCTCAGGGCCCACATGCGAGCCATCCTCTCGGGAGCTGCTCCTCTGGGTGCCAATGTCACAGAGGCTCTTTTGACCAGAGTCACTGGCAACAAGTTTGGCGAGTCCCCCGAGGGCGGTCTGCGAATCGTCCAGGGCTACGGACTTACAGAGACGTCTCCCGTAGCCACTCTGTTTGACCCCGAAGACAAGGAACGACACATTAGGTCGTGTGGAAAGCTCGTGCCCAACTCGCAGGTTCGAATTGTGAACGAAGACGGCGTTGATCAGCCCGCCTACGATGTGGACCCCaacgagctggacgaggccATCAAACAGGGCACTCTGCCAGTCGGAGAGCTTTGGATCAGAGGTCCCCAGGTTATGGACGGCTACCATAACAACCCCGAGGCCAACGAAGCCTGTTTCGTCAAGGCTGACGATGCTGAAGCAGATACTGCCTACTATAACAGACACTGGTTCCGAACCGGAGACGTTGCTCTGGTCGACAAGCAGGGCAGATACATGATTGTGGACCGAACCAAGGAGATGATCAAGAGTCAGGGTAAGCAGGTTGCTCCTGCCGAGCTCGAAGACATGCTCCTGGGACACGCACAGGTGGCAGATACCGCAGTCATTGGTATTCaggacgtggagaaggGTAACGAGGCTCCCCGAGCTTTTGttgtgctcaaggaccCGAAGTACGACGCTGTGGAGATTAAAACATGGCTGGACAAGCAGCTtcccaagtacaagcagcttCATGCTGGCATCGTGGTGATTGATGCCATTCCCAAGAACGCCAGTGGCAAGATTCTGCGACGATTGTTGCGTGCTAGAAAGGACGATGTTGTTCTGGGtctcaacaaggccaagctgtAA
- a CDS encoding uncharacterized protein (Compare to YALI0E12507g, similar to uniprot|Q873I9 Neurospora crassa B9B11. 100 related to pirin) has protein sequence MTTTTTTTTATTAMAKAIDKVFTAPEQSEGVGARVRRAIGTPKLRNFNPFIMFDHFKVPSTAGFPDHPHRGQETITYVIDGAVDHEDFTGSKGTLNAGDLQFMTAGKGIVHAEMPAAGPNGEVQVVEGIQLWVDLPDHLKNCEPRYRDLKAAEIPTAQSDKKDLTVKVISGQAMGVDSVKDLAYTPVWYLDYFTESNYDGTEMSQTMPAGFNSLLYVMKGSAIVDGKVINAHDVATLSTKGETIDFTPAPNSRIIIIGAQILNQKTVQHGPFVASSEEGIMNAFMDYQFSSNGFERAATWESEIGKRMM, from the coding sequence ATGACTACTACTACCACTACTACTACCGCTACTACTGCTatggccaaggccatcGATAAGGTCTTCACAGCTCCCGAACAGTCTGAAGGAGTTGGGGCCCGAGTCAGACGAGCCATCGGTACTCCAAAGCTACGAAACTTCAACCCTTTTATTATGTTTGACCACTTCAAGGTCCCTTCAACAGCAGGATTCCCTGATCATCCCCATAGAGGTCAGGAGACTATCACCTATGTGATTGATGGAGCTGTTGACCACGAGGACTTTACTGGAAGCAAGGGTACTTTGAATGCTGGAGATCTGCAATTTATGACTGCAGGTAAAGGAATTGTTCACGCAGAGATGCCTGCAGCTGGTCCAAACGGTGAGGTGCAGGTCGTGGAAGGAATCCAACTGTGGGTTGATCTTCCTGACCACCTCAAGAACTGCGAGCCCCGATACCGAGATCTGAAGGCCGCAGAGATCCCTACTGCTCAgtccgacaagaaggatctTACTGTCAAGGTAATCTCAGGCCAGGCTATGGGCGTGGACTCTGTCAAGGATCTTGCTTACACTCCTGTCTGGTACCTTGACTACTTCACCGAATCCAACTACGATGGAACAGAAATGAGCCAGACCATGCCTGCTGGATTCAACTCTCTGCTGTACGTTATGAAGGGCTCTGCTATTGTTGATGGCAAGGTCATAAATGCTCACGATGTTGCTACTCTGTCTACCAAGGGTGAGACTATCGACTTTACCCCTGCTCCCAACTCTCGAATCATCATTATTGGAGCTCAGATTCTTAACCAGAAGACTGTCCAACACGGTCCTTTCGTGGCTTCTTCCGAGGAAGGAATCATGAATGCCTTCATGGACTATCAGTTCAGCAGCAACGGCTTCGAGCGAGCTGCTACCTGGGAGTCAGAAATCGGTAAGAGAATGATGTGA
- a CDS encoding uncharacterized protein (Compare to YALI0E12397g, similar to Saccharomyces cerevisiae YJR142W; ancestral locus Anc_4.378, similar to uniprot|P47173 Saccharomyces cerevisiae YJR142w), giving the protein MSLLEIIKKCDSAPYTPLTDYYIFTAHEGTPLGYLTPLVVAELKKETDTVSVDDHKKTVTILAQLDTSEKRSEAFEKLGDKWRAQKLFDVLEGWRNEKYAIYNPTGTVYFLMERAVTALFGVVTYGVHIVGFVPGKTAKDARIWVPKRALTKPTWPGYLDNTVAGGVGYPASLWETAVKECGEEAGLEPSYVEPRLSSTGVVSYLYRATDDLSDELSVIQPEVEYVMDLEMDEATIPAPADGEVESFELLSVDRVLTLIKEGKFKPNTALITIDFLIRRGVIGVEQPGYVDILCHSHRKLPFPLLK; this is encoded by the coding sequence atgaGCCTCCTGGAAATCATCAAAAAGTGCGATTCGGCACCATACACGCCACTGACTGACTATTACATCTTCACTGCTCACGAGGGAACGCCTTTGGGATACCTGACGCCCCTTGTGGTGGCTGAATTGAAGAAGGAAACAGATACGGTCTCGGTGGACGACCACAAGAAGACGGTGACGATTCTGGCGCAATTGGACACGAGTGAGAAGCGGTCCGAGGCATTCGAGAAACTGGGCGACAAATGGCGAGCACAAAAACTCTTTGATGTACTGGAGGGTTGGAGAAACGAGAAATATGCCATCTACAACCCCACTGGAACGGTCTACTTTCTCATGGAGCGGGCTGTCACTGCCCTGTTTGGTGTGGTGACTTATGGAGTACATATTGTCGGTTTTGTACCTGGAAAAACTGCCAAAGATGCTCGGATCTGGGTGCCCAAAAGGGCGCTTACTAAGCCCACTTGGCCCGGATACCTGGACAACACAGTGGCAGGAGGAGTGGGATACCCTGCCTCGTTGTGGGAGACTGCTGTCAAAgaatgtggagaagaagctggctTAGAGCCCTCTTATGTCGAGCCTCGACTTTCTTCTACCGGTGTTGTTTCGTACCTCTACAGAGCCACTGATGATCTCAGTGACGAGCTGTCTGTGATCCAGCCTGAAGTGGAGTATGTGatggatctggagatggacgaggCGACCAtccctgctcctgctgacGGTGAGGTCGAGAGCTTTGAGCTGCTGTCTGTGGATCGGGTTCTGACGTTGATCAAGGAAGGTAAGTTCAAGCCCAACACTGCGCTGATTACGATTGATTTTCTGATTCGACGGGGTGTTATTGGAGTTGAGCAGCCTGGATATGTCGACATTCTCTGCCATTCCCACAGAAAGCTGCCTTTTCCTTTGCTCAAGTAG
- a CDS encoding uncharacterized protein (Compare to YALI0E12441g, similar to Saccharomyces cerevisiae OPI3 (YJR073C); ancestral locus Anc_1.526, similar to uniprot|P05375 Saccharomyces cerevisiae YJR073c OPI3 methylene-fatty-acyl-phospholipid synthase), which produces MSFPDKIVADFNVDYDQKSLWIVLGSIAFNPIFWNIVARAEYNTHFLTKLAGGAKTGCYLLAITIFSLGIFRDYLYHQALEQQPTSILLSVTYVDIVKPLAIVLFAVGNVLVLTSMYALGVTGTYLGDYFGILMNERVTGFPFNVSNNPMYHGSTLCFLASALWYAKPAGLLITAFVSLMYSIALKFEEPFTGEIYAKRDRELAAKQK; this is translated from the exons ATGTCCTTTCCTGACAAGATTGTTGCCGACTTCAACGTGGATTACGACCAGAAGAGCCTCTGGA TCGTCCTGGGCTCCATCGCCTTCAACCCCATCTTTTGGAACATTGTTGCTCGAGCCGAGTACAACACCCACTTTCTGACTAAGctggctggaggagctaaGACCGGATGCTATCTGCTGGCCATCACCATTTTCTCGCTCGGTATCTTCCGAGACTACCTTTACCACCAGgctcttgagcagcagcccacCTCCATTCTGCTGTCGGTCACCTACGttgacattgtcaagcCTCTGGCCATTGTGCTGTTTGCTGTTGGCAACGTGCTGGTCCTTACCTCCATGTACGCCCTGGGCGTCACCGGAACCTACCTCGGCGACTACTTTGGCATTCTCATGAACGAGCGAGTCACCGGCTTCCCCTTCAATGTGTCCAACAACCCCATGTACCACGGCTCCACTCTGTGTTTCCTGGCTTCCGCTCTGTGGTACGCCAAGCCCGCAGGCCTGCTCATCACCGCCTTTGTGTCGCTCATGTACTCCATTGCTCTCAAGTTCGAGGAACCCTTCACCGGTGAGATCTACGCTAAGCGAGACCGGGAGCTCGCTGCCAAGCAGAAGTAA
- a CDS encoding uncharacterized protein (Compare to YALI0E12375g, weakly similar to uniprot|Q09778 Schizosaccharomyces pombe SPAC22F3.13), translated as MALALETPPNQLTPQVRQEVVQQCEAFVDSNLPISESESAKLGEDLVQIYKDAVMANPAAEVLFLQCMSRLAPCLVVEEQVRTWVDLYSKPAIDSAGQKNDLVRAARDLLVAWMVPRDSVEGNTAQYQAISRSTALFMVQIYLHESLIVGETKGKADAKEERLRFVRMNAKNLILTFAEERPQEFCVIANRFFVQPEYRVRILVLLSAFFSQTKAKIPADLARSQLVKHLFACLLHDKSSQVVTMAASALIMMLPFICSKIMTDLPYLFAVYGRMVCWREGEITDEDDNQDAFGVANDEEEEEEEEVHTDDEDSAKHKEKEETETQSTLDPEPSNDTNTNPPTSDTDGGKETENSTSVFADWHALPRDNVPDAPSPDWERMFTFLYGLFPSNFIMFLRKPTEYISQTLSSPDDWDEYFISQRSKTCFDRHLLHVQLLTSSSEQELKDEYRWAGMTPADIASLCLSLLTASPAERSREDNLSVSSGTKDKEKDKEIVTRSRGTSLSESKRQFSITSIPDRESTPSSQVTTSTESQVAAGELLSPTLTSTSATGQLMDLQARHQSLYGRKADFPPPVSISTLTLDDSDSQGREESPVSPLTRYQKHSSLGAPSASIEGVLESGTNSSPAMSPTQLPVGSPILRGDSTSEQADILAYYQRELLLIKNELDFVCYLDYHNQFRIRQLKEQLHSALRQDIDVQNLVTSNQKLKRQSEQLNSQLVKMKELGNTLRTQKVQHEGTLTKRNRELRLQCDALTEETAKTNLEFEHMQAENQRLYAAAMAKEAAVTQLELKVESLENENRLINEYRDKLKSLEASAESSSDNIRGSETQSSNSDLHIELEKTKIDLGVLKHEKETMEKRLRGEIAELEEQMTNIEKQTQPSHKVLEMLETIKQEAENRYHQLSVSHQELSQRYQDLDERFRTYAASSEAENLSPGAGELFNNTNQKSLLGYDVESIGESSGNSHRTTKQSSASLAGSDSAYYRGVPIGGNSKTPSPAVEHLGMNFGGHGSHATSATNIPQPQPPSHSHSTSQDEDSSRPRARGRGGWQNAARKSESKKINSFRGFL; from the coding sequence ATGGCTCTGGCGTTGGAGACTCCGCCCAACCAGCTGACGCCTCAGGTGCGACAAGAGGTGGTCCAGCAATGTGAGGCGTTCGTGGACTCCAACCTGCCCATTTCCGAATCCGAGTCGGCCAAGCTCGGCGAGGATCTCGTTCAGATTTACAAAGATGCCGTCATGGCCAACCCAGCGGCTGAGGTGCTCTTCTTGCAGTGTATGAGCCGCCTGGCTCCCTgtctggtggtggaggagcaggttCGAACGTGGGTCGATTTGTACTCCAAGCCCGCCATTGATTCTGCCGGCCAAAAGAATGATCTCGTGCGGGCTGCCCGTGACCTGCTGGTGGCGTGGATGGTGCCCAGAGACAGCGTGGAGGGCAATACGGCGCAGTACCAGGCCATCTCCCGAAGCACGGCCCTCTTCATGGTCCAAATCTACCTGCATGAGAGCCTGATTGTGGGTGAGACCAAGGGCAAAGCTGATGCGAAGGAGGAACGTCTTCGGTTTGTGCGTATGAATGCCAAAAACCTCATCCTCACATTCGCCGAAGAACGGCCCCAGGAGTTTTGTGTCATTGCCAACCGGTTCTTTGTACAGCCTGAGTACCGTGTTAGAATTCTTGTGCTTCTGTCTGCCTTTTTCTCCCAAACCAAGGCCAAAATTCCGGCGGATCTGGCCCGCTCACAGCTCGTCAAGCACCTTTTTGCATGCCTGTTGCACGACAAGTCCTCGCAGGTAGTCACCATGGCTGCTTCGGCACTCATCATGATGCTGCCTTTTATCTGCAGTAAGATCATGACCGACCTGCCCTACTTATTTGCAGTCTACGGGCGCATGGTGTGctggagagaaggagaaataactgacgaagacgacaacCAAGACGCTTTTGGAGTAGCCaatgacgaggaggaagaggaagaggaagaggtgCACACAGACGACGAGGATAGCGCTAAACACaaggaaaaagaagagaccGAAACCCAGTCTACGCTGGACCCAGAACCTTCtaacgacacaaacacaaatCCACCAACCAGCGACACAGATGGTGGCAAAGAAACAGAAAACTCAACTTCTGTGTTTGCCGACTGGCACGCTCTGCCCCGAGACAATGTTCCGGACGCTCCCAGCCCAGACTGGGAACGAATGTTCACTTTTCTGTATGGACTGTTTCCTTCCAATTTCATCATGTTTCTACGGAAACCTACAGAGTACATTTCACAGACTCTGTCGTCTCCTGACGACTGGGACGAATATTTTATTTCGCAGCGGTCCAAAACTTGCTTTGACCGACACTTGTTGCATGTTCAACTGCTGACATCCTCGTCGGAGCAAGAActcaaggacgagtacCGATGGGCTGGAATGACACCTGCAGACATTGCGtcattgtgtttgtctCTTCTGACAGCATCGCCCGCTGAAAGATCACGCGAAGACAATCTTTCTGTATCCTCCGGAACtaaggacaaggagaaggacaaggaaaTTGTTACTCGATCACGAGGTACGTCTTTGAGTGAGTCGAAACGTCAGTTTTCAATCACTTCAATTCCTGACCGAGAATCTACTCCTTCCAGTCAAGTGACAACTTCAACAGAGTCACaagttgctgctggagagctGCTCTCGCCTACGTTGACATCTACATCTGCCACTGGTCAGCTTATGGATCTTCAGGCCCGTCACCAGTCTCTGTACGGCAGAAAGGCCGactttcctcctccagtaTCCATTTCCACACTTACTCTTGATGATAGCGATTCTCAGGGTCGAGAAGAGAGTCCTGTTTCTCCACTGACTCGATACCAGAAACATTCCAGTCTAGGAGCACCCTCAGCCTCTATTGAGGGTGTCCTTGAGTCAGGAACTAACTCCAGCCCTGCGATGAGCCCAACTCAGTTGCCTGTCGGTTCCCCCATTCTCAGAGGAGACTCTACTTCCGAACAGGCCGATATTTTGGCTTATTATCAGCGAGAGCTATTGCTGATCAAGAACGAGCTTGATTTTGTCTGTTACTTGGACTACCACAACCAGTTCCGCATCCGCCAACTCAAGGAACAGCTTCACAGTGCTCTTAGACAAGATATTGACGTTCAGAACCTCGTCACATCCAATCAAAAGCTCAAGCGTCAGTCTGAGCAGCTCAACTCGCagttggtgaagatgaaaGAGCTCGGAAACACGCTAAGAACACAAAAGGTACAGCACGAAGGTACGCTGACAAAACGTAACCGAGAACTGCGTCTTCAGTGTGACGCGCTGACTGAGGAAACTGCCAaaaccaacctcgagtTTGAGCACATGCAGGCTGAGAACCAGAGACTGTATGCTGCAGCtatggccaaggaggctgctgtcACACAGCTGGAGCTCAAGGTCGAATCTCTGGAAAATGAGAATCGATTGATTAACGAGTATAGAGACAAGCTGAAAAGCCTCGAGGCCTCCGCCGAATCTTCATCTGACAACATACGGGGCTCCGAGACACAATCGTCCAACTCAGATCTTCAcattgagctggagaaAACTAAGATTGACTTAGGAGTCCTGAAACACGAGAAGGAAACAATGGAGAAACGGTTGCGAGGCGAGATCGCAGAACTTGAAGAGCAGATGACAAACATTGAAAAGCAGACTCAGCCCTCACACAAGGTGCTCGAGATGCTTGAGACTATCAAACAGGAGGCTGAAAATCGGTACCATCAGCTGTCAGTTAGTCATCAAGAGCTGTCTCAGCGGTACCAAGATCTGGACGAACGATTCCGAACATACGCCGCGTCTTCAGAGGCCGAGAACCTGTCTCCTGGCGCTGGTGAGCTGTTCAACAACACTAACCAAAAGAGTCTGCTTGGTTACGACGTGGAGTCCATTGGAGAGTCTTCTGGGAACTCCCACAGAACCACCAAGCAGTCGTCAGCGTCTTTAGCCGGCTCGGACTCGGCTTACTACCGAGGAGTGCCCATTGGAGGCAACTCGAAGacaccttctcctgcaGTTGAGCACTTGGGCATGAACTTTGGAGGCCACGGCAGCCACGCAACATCTGCTACTAACATCCCCCAGCCCCAGCCTCCTTCGCATTCGCACTCTACATCTCAGGATGAGGACTCTTCTCGGCCACGAGCTCGAGGGCGGGGAGGATGGCAGAATGCTGCTAGAAAGAGCGAatccaagaagatcaactCTTTCCGGGGTTTCTTATAA
- a CDS encoding uncharacterized protein (Compare to YALI0E12463g, similar to uniprot|O74230 Candida sp.HA167 XDH Xylitol dehydrogenase), which translates to MSSNPSFVLRKPLDLVFEDRPDPKIQDPHSVKVAVKKTGVCGSDVHYYLHGGIGDFIVKAPMVLGHESAGEVVEVGPEVKDLKVGDRVALEPGVPSRLSQEYKEGRYNLCPCMVFAATPPYDGTLCRHYIIPEDFCVKLPDHVSLEEGALVEPLSVAVHCNKLAKTTAQDVVIVFGAGPVGLLAVGVANAFGSSTIVCVDLVPEKLELAKKFGATHTFVPTKGDSPNESADKIRALIKGAGLSDSPNVALECTGAEPSIQTAVSVLATSGRLVQVGMGKDDVNFPITKCIVKEITVLGSFRYCHGDYPLAVQLVASGKIDVKKLVTNRFTFKEAEQAYKTAAEGKAIKIIIDGPEEE; encoded by the coding sequence ATGTCTTCTAACCCGTCATTTGTTCTTCGAAAGCCATTGGATCTCGTCTTTGAGGATCGGCCCGACCCCAAGATCCAGGACCCCCACTCCGTCAAGGTGGCAGTCAAAAAGACCGGAGTTTGCGGCTCGGATGTCCACTACTATCTGCATGGAGGAATCGGCGACTTCATTGTCAAGGCTCCCATGGTTCTAGGCCATGAAAGTGCCGGAGAGGTGGTTGAGGTTGGTCCTGAAGTCAAGGACCTCAAGGTGGGAGATCGAGTGGCTCTCGAGCCCGGAGTGCCGTCTCGATTGTCACAGGAGTACAAGGAGGGACGATACAACCTGTGTCCTTGCATGGTGTTTGCTGCCACCCCTCCCTACGACGGTACTCTGTGTCGTCACTACATCATTCCCGAGGACTTTTGTGTCAAGCTGCCTGATCATGTGTCTCTCGAGGAGGGAGCTCTTGTGGAGCCTCTGTCCGTGGCTGTCCACTGCaacaagctggccaagaccACTGCCCAGGACGTGGTTATTGTATTTGGAGCTGGCCCAGTCGGACTGCTAGCCGTGGGAGTGGCCAATGCCTTTGGATCATCTaccattgtgtgtgttgatcttgttcccgagaagctggagctcGCCAAGAAGTTCGGTGCCACTCATACGTTTGTACCCACTAAGGGAGACAGTCCCAACGAGTCTGCTGACAAGATCCGAGCTCTGATCAAGGGCGCTGGTCTCTCTGACTCGCCCAATGTGGCTTTGGAGTGCACCGGAGCTGAGCCTTCTATTCAGactgctgtttctgtgcTGGCCACTTCCGGTCGACTTGTGCAGGTCGGCATGGGCAAGGATGACGTCAACTTCCCTATCACCAAATGCATTGTAAAGGAGATTACCGTGCTCGGATCGTTCCGATACTGCCATGGTGACTATCCCCTGGCTGTTCAGCTGGTTGCTTCTGGCAAGATTGacgtcaagaagctggtgaCCAACCGGTTCACcttcaaggaggctgagcaGGCGTACAAGACGGCGGCCGAGGGCAAGGCCATCAAGATCATCATTGACGGtcccgaggaggagtag
- a CDS encoding uncharacterized protein (Compare to YALI0E12485g, similar to Saccharomyces cerevisiae YNR029C; ancestral locus Anc_6.337, similar to uniprot|P53729 Saccharomyces cerevisiae YNR029c) produces the protein MASTDEKKVAKTINDTKTDATVPTTRADEDDDEIPMLVSGPPPTGMFQTQSEHHYSTFDVPQVEDRVPITIITGYLGSGKSTLLNFLSKQKEKKIAIILNEFGDSAEVERSLTVTQDGQIFEEWLELDNGCLCCTVKDSGVAAIENLMTKKGNFDLIMLETTGVADPGPIANMFWLDSALASSIYLDGIVTVLDATNIVKCLDDVTVDDAHHGENKELQPLSTACIQIAHADILILNKVDKIGSAEELEYIKNRIKGINGLAPIIETTYGQIELPKILNLKAYEEKVNLEHAHSHDHGWHDHRITTVSVGFPPVSLQQAEQLESYIQQATWDNQLLGVPVEIHRTKGKLVDTNGNVRVIQGVRDTYDVMDTSQVENLSEVGHKHPSKLVFIGKNLSKQLVLESFARFMGITDII, from the coding sequence ATGGCTTCGACGGACGAAAAGAAGGTCGCTAAGACCATTaacgacacaaagacaGACGCAACTGTCCCCACAACAAGAGctgacgaagacgacgacgaaatcCCAATGCTTGTTTCGGGACCTCCTCCTACTGGCATGTTCCAGACCCAGAGTGAACACCACTACAGCACATTCGACGTGCCCCAGGTCGAAGACCGTGTGcccatcaccatcatcaccggCTATCTGGGCTCAGGCAAAAGTACACTGCTCAATTTCCTCAGCAAacagaaggaaaagaagatcGCCATCATTCTGAACGAGTTTGGAGACTCggccgaggtggagagaTCCCTTACTGTCACTCAAGACGGTCAGATCTTTGAGGAATGGCTCGAGCTCGACAACGGCTGTCTGTGTTGCACAGTCAAAGATTCGGGGGTGGCGGCCATCGAGAACCTCAtgaccaagaagggcaacTTTGATCTCATCATGCTGGAGACCACCGGAGTTGCGGATCCAGGCCCTATTGCTAACATGTTCTGGCTGGACTCTGCGCTTGCATCTTCCATCTACCTCGACGGAATTGTGACTGTGCTGGACGCAACCAACATCGTAAAGTGTCTGGATGACGTGACTGTCGACGATGCACATCATGGggagaacaaggagctTCAACCGCTATCGACAGCCTGCATCCAGATCGCCCACGCCGACATTCTTATTCTAAACAAGGTCGACAAGATTGGCTCTGCCGAAGAGCTCGAATATATCAAGAACAGAATCAAAGGTATCAACGGCCTGGCACCGATCATCGAGACCACCTATGGACAGATTGAGCTGCCGAAAatcctcaacctcaaggccTACGAAGAAAAAGTGAACCTTGAGCACGCACATTCTCACGATCACGGATGGCATGACCACAGAATCACCACTGTTTCCGTTGGTTTTCCTCCTGTTTCGCTGCAGCAGGCTGAACAGCTCGAGAGCTATATCCAGCAGGCCACCTGGGACAACCAGTTATTGGGAGTGCCCGTCGAGATCCACAGAACAAAGGGTAAGCTGGTAGACACCAACGGAAACGTCCGAGTGATCCAGGGTGTTCGAGATACTTATGATGTTATGGATACCAGTCAGGTGGAGAATCTGTCAGAAGTTGGACATAAGCATCCTTCCAAGCTCGTCTTCATTGGAAAGAACCTCAGTAAGCAGCTCGTTCTCGAGAGCTTTGCCCGTTTCATGGGCATTACAGATATTATTTAA